A stretch of Gossypium hirsutum isolate 1008001.06 chromosome A06, Gossypium_hirsutum_v2.1, whole genome shotgun sequence DNA encodes these proteins:
- the LOC107963136 gene encoding uncharacterized protein, translating to MDDLDGIVEQKLKGAVPLLRDEAYQWWLTVKEGTQADRLTWDFFKATFQGKYVGAGYVDTRRKEFLNLTQGNKTVAEYEAEFLRPSRYARGIVATEYECCVLFKDDLPNELHVMIASQRERDFTTLVEKAKITEDVKPSERQNREKDRGRNKRDFGPSSYFGGPM from the coding sequence ATGGATGACCTTGATGGTATTGTGGAACAAAAGTTAAAAGGGGCAGTGCCTTTACTGCGAGATGAGGCCTACCAATGGTGGCTTACTGTAAAAGAAGGTACGCAGGCTGACCGTTTGACATGGGACTTTTTCAAGGCGACCTTTCAAGGTAAGTATGTGGGCGCAGGTTATGTGGACACccgaaggaaggaatttctaAACTTGACCCAGGGGAATAAGACAGTGGCAGAGTACGAGGCAGAGTTTCTGCGGCCGAGTCGGTATGCTCGCGGGATAGTCGCAACTGAGTATGAATGCTGTGTGCTTTTCAAAGATGACCTTCCAAATGAGTTGCATGTGATGATAGCCTcgcagagggagcgagactttACGACTCTTGTTGAGAAGGCAAAAATTACCGAGGATGTAAAGCCCTCAGAACGCCAGAATCGTGAAAAAGACCGAGGCAGAAACAAGAGGGATTTTGGGCCCTCAAGTTATTTTGGAGGGCCTATGTAA